A single Candidatus Sulfotelmatobacter sp. DNA region contains:
- a CDS encoding putative sugar nucleotidyl transferase gives MITGILLFEDAGWRELRPLTDTLPVPALRFGASDLGRRWLATAGVPLVGIEARAEVMAAWESRPADASSMQAEILAVNAAALPGDWLEAARESRGAGVWRSKGRMVAARLSSAALAPLRGSGVSFPERLTELELPAQEIEAAWIRFPWHLIERNTQALVEELEGVSGNDGEVHPSAVLLNAERISIARGARVDPLAVLDARAGPIAIGAGAFVQAHTLVVGPCAVGDRTQLLGGVIANSTIGPECRISGEVDASIWQGYANKRHHGFVGHSVIGEWVNLGALTTTSDLKNNYGSVRIWVDGREVDSGNPKVGSVIGAHVKTGIGTLLPTGASIGVGSNLFGGGQFAPKHLPPFSWWDGHRSVVHELDRFLATARVALSRRGRKLSDAEERLLRHRFESTVAERDRG, from the coding sequence GTGATCACCGGGATTCTGCTGTTTGAAGACGCCGGCTGGCGCGAGCTGCGGCCGCTCACCGACACGCTGCCAGTGCCGGCGCTCCGCTTCGGGGCGTCCGACCTCGGCCGGCGCTGGCTCGCCACCGCGGGCGTCCCGCTCGTCGGCATCGAAGCGCGCGCCGAAGTCATGGCCGCGTGGGAGTCGCGCCCGGCTGACGCCAGCAGCATGCAGGCCGAAATCCTGGCGGTGAACGCCGCGGCGCTCCCGGGCGATTGGCTCGAGGCGGCGCGCGAATCGCGCGGCGCGGGCGTGTGGCGATCGAAGGGCCGGATGGTCGCCGCGCGCTTGAGCTCGGCGGCCCTGGCGCCGTTGCGCGGGAGTGGCGTCTCGTTCCCGGAGCGGCTCACCGAGCTGGAATTGCCCGCGCAGGAGATCGAGGCGGCGTGGATCCGCTTCCCATGGCACCTGATCGAGCGCAATACCCAGGCCCTGGTCGAAGAGCTCGAGGGCGTCTCCGGCAACGACGGGGAGGTGCATCCGAGCGCCGTGCTGCTCAATGCCGAGCGTATCTCGATCGCGCGCGGCGCGCGCGTGGATCCGCTCGCGGTGCTGGACGCGCGCGCAGGCCCGATCGCGATCGGCGCCGGAGCGTTCGTTCAGGCGCACACGCTGGTGGTGGGGCCGTGCGCGGTGGGGGATCGGACGCAACTGCTGGGCGGCGTGATCGCCAACTCGACCATCGGCCCGGAGTGCCGGATCTCGGGGGAAGTGGACGCCAGCATCTGGCAAGGCTACGCCAACAAGCGCCACCACGGTTTCGTCGGCCACAGCGTGATCGGCGAGTGGGTGAATCTCGGGGCGCTCACCACCACCAGCGACCTCAAGAACAACTATGGTTCGGTGCGGATCTGGGTGGACGGCAGGGAAGTGGACAGCGGGAACCCGAAAGTGGGTTCGGTGATCGGCGCGCACGTCAAAACCGGCATCGGCACGCTGCTTCCGACCGGCGCCAGCATCGGCGTCGGCTCCAATCTGTTCGGCGGCGGCCAGTTCGCTCCGAAGCACCTCCCGCCGTTCTCGTGGTGGGACGGCCATCGCAGCGTGGTGCACGAACTCGACCGCTTCCTCGCCACCGCGCGGGTCGCCCTGTCACGGCGCGGGCGCAAGCTGTCCGACGCCGAAGAGCGCCTGCTGCGCCACCGCTTCGAGTCCACGGTTGCCGAGCGCGATCGGGGCTAG
- a CDS encoding MBOAT family O-acyltransferase: MIFSSIEFFVMLAAVLVILRFTPNESARRNVLLVASYISYGWWDWRFCFLIWTTTTIDYIAGLELERLTDERRRRIWLVASLTANLGMLFFFKYTNFFLDTLRPLLGGLGIQVPFLHILLPVGISFFTFHSMSYTIDVYWRKLPATRNYRDFLLFVAFFPQLVAGPIVRGSQMLPQLAPGREHAVLAANVRRGLELFLKGFVKKVLFADTLAVAADPVFAHPGAYSPVAAWVALLAYTGQIYYDFSGYTDMALGIGRVFGFDLPTNFRHPYLSRSITEFWRRWHISLSTWLRDYLYIPLGGNRRGRARTYFNLLTTMLLGGLWHGASWTFVVWGGMHGAALALDKLRLDAQRRAPDQFGSPVEQFLGWAGTLLWVMLAWVFFRSPDFSHAWIYLRKLAFVDRWGSDWVHVQAEVVLALAVVAHLAVLLRGERELGLDLRRPLAWTAATAALLMVLFFSPFSANPFIYFQF, from the coding sequence GTGATCTTCTCCTCGATCGAGTTCTTCGTGATGCTGGCCGCGGTTCTCGTCATCCTCCGCTTCACTCCGAACGAGAGCGCCCGACGCAACGTTCTGCTGGTCGCCAGCTACATTTCCTATGGATGGTGGGACTGGCGGTTCTGTTTCCTGATCTGGACAACGACGACCATCGACTACATCGCGGGGTTGGAGCTCGAGCGCCTGACCGACGAGCGCCGCCGCCGCATCTGGCTGGTGGCGAGCCTGACCGCGAACCTGGGGATGTTGTTCTTCTTCAAGTACACGAATTTCTTCCTCGACACGCTGCGACCCCTGCTGGGCGGACTCGGCATCCAGGTGCCGTTTCTTCACATCCTGCTCCCGGTCGGAATCTCCTTCTTCACTTTCCATAGCATGAGCTACACGATCGATGTCTACTGGAGAAAGCTGCCCGCGACCCGCAACTATCGAGACTTTCTCTTGTTCGTGGCTTTCTTCCCGCAACTGGTGGCCGGGCCGATCGTGCGGGGATCCCAGATGCTCCCGCAACTGGCCCCCGGCCGCGAGCACGCTGTCCTTGCGGCCAACGTCCGCCGCGGGCTCGAACTCTTCCTCAAAGGCTTCGTGAAGAAGGTACTTTTCGCCGACACACTTGCTGTCGCGGCTGACCCCGTCTTCGCACACCCCGGGGCGTACTCGCCGGTTGCCGCCTGGGTGGCCCTGCTCGCCTACACCGGTCAGATCTATTACGACTTCTCTGGCTACACCGACATGGCTCTCGGGATCGGAAGGGTGTTCGGCTTCGATCTGCCGACCAACTTTCGCCATCCGTACCTGAGCCGCAGCATCACGGAGTTCTGGCGCCGCTGGCACATTTCGCTGTCGACGTGGCTGCGGGACTACCTCTATATCCCTCTGGGTGGGAATCGCCGCGGGCGGGCACGCACGTATTTCAACCTGCTCACGACGATGCTGCTGGGCGGGCTTTGGCATGGCGCCTCCTGGACCTTCGTGGTCTGGGGCGGAATGCATGGCGCTGCGCTTGCGCTCGACAAGTTGAGGCTGGACGCCCAACGGCGGGCGCCCGACCAGTTCGGCTCGCCGGTCGAGCAGTTCTTGGGATGGGCAGGCACCCTGCTGTGGGTGATGTTGGCCTGGGTCTTCTTCAGATCTCCGGACTTTTCCCATGCGTGGATCTACCTGCGCAAGCTCGCCTTCGTCGACCGCTGGGGCTCCGACTGGGTGCACGTTCAGGCCGAGGTGGTGCTCGCGCTCGCGGTTGTGGCGCACCTTGCGGTGCTTCTGAGAGGAGAACGCGAGTTGGGTCTCGACCTCCGTCGTCCTCTCGCCTGGACGGCGGCCACGGCGGCCCTTCTCATGGTGCTCTTCTTTTCACCATTCAGCGCCAATCCATTCATCTACTTCCAGTTCTGA
- the galT gene encoding galactose-1-phosphate uridylyltransferase — translation MPELRKDPVVGRWVIISTERSRRPTNFLPVSHEKSGDFCPFCRGHEDKTPPEVWAYRPDGGAANTPGWQVRVVPNKFPALQIEGSLDRRGEGHYDKMNGVGAHEVVIESPEHGADLAELPVEHLEKVLVAYRERCLDLHRDKRFRYVLIFKNQGPAAGATLEHTHTQLIATPIIPQILQEELAGSRSYFELKERCIFCDMVQQETDENNGKRVVNLTDHFLAIEPFAPRFPFETWILPRNHRASFPNMSDTHEVRDLAVILKDTLQRLNRALDRPPYNFVIHTAPVSEGDVDYYHWHLEIMPKLTRVAGFEIGSGFYINPTPPEDAAQYLREIARD, via the coding sequence ATGCCCGAGCTTCGCAAGGATCCGGTGGTCGGGCGCTGGGTCATCATCTCGACCGAGCGCAGCCGCCGGCCCACCAATTTTCTGCCGGTCTCGCATGAGAAATCCGGCGATTTCTGCCCCTTCTGCCGCGGTCACGAGGACAAGACCCCGCCCGAGGTGTGGGCCTATCGGCCCGATGGCGGCGCCGCCAACACCCCCGGCTGGCAGGTGCGCGTGGTGCCCAACAAGTTCCCCGCGCTCCAGATCGAGGGCTCGCTCGACCGTCGCGGAGAGGGCCACTACGACAAGATGAACGGCGTCGGCGCGCACGAGGTGGTGATCGAGTCGCCCGAGCACGGCGCCGACCTCGCCGAACTGCCGGTCGAGCACCTGGAGAAAGTGCTGGTGGCCTACCGCGAGCGCTGCCTCGACCTCCATCGCGACAAGCGCTTCCGCTACGTGCTGATCTTCAAGAATCAGGGCCCGGCCGCCGGCGCGACGCTCGAGCACACCCACACCCAGCTGATCGCCACCCCGATCATCCCGCAGATCCTGCAGGAGGAGCTGGCCGGTAGCCGTTCCTACTTCGAGCTCAAGGAACGCTGCATCTTCTGCGACATGGTTCAGCAGGAGACCGACGAGAACAACGGCAAGCGCGTGGTCAATCTCACCGACCATTTCCTCGCCATCGAGCCGTTCGCGCCGCGTTTCCCGTTCGAGACCTGGATCCTGCCGCGGAACCACCGCGCTTCGTTCCCGAACATGTCGGACACCCACGAGGTCCGCGACCTGGCGGTGATCCTGAAGGACACGCTGCAGCGCCTGAATCGCGCGCTCGATCGGCCTCCGTACAATTTCGTGATCCACACCGCGCCGGTGAGCGAGGGCGACGTCGACTACTATCACTGGCACCTCGAGATCATGCCCAAACTGACGCGCGTGGCCGGCTTCGAGATCGGATCGGGCTTCTACATCAATCCCACGCCGCCCGAAGACGCGGCGCAATACCTGCGCGAGATCGCTCGCGACTAG